A window from Citrus sinensis cultivar Valencia sweet orange chromosome 3, DVS_A1.0, whole genome shotgun sequence encodes these proteins:
- the LOC127901097 gene encoding protein LEAD-SENSITIVE 1-like encodes MGLLTNRVERNEIKAGDHIYTYRAVFAYSHHGIYVGGSKVVHFRPERNLIVGAETSSETQNSILPSSCLIFPDCGFRQPNSGVILSCLDCFLGNGSLYCFEYGVAPSVFLAKVRGGTCTTATSDPPETVIHRAMYLLQNGFGNYNVFQNNCEDFALYCKTGLLIVDRQGVGSSGQASSVIGAPLAAILSSPLKLLMPSPVGMATVTAGMYCMSRYATDIGVRSDVIKVAVEDLAVNLGWLSRHEETSEENKSSNQLITM; translated from the exons aTGGGTCTGCTCACAAACAGAGTAGAGCGAAATGAGATCAAGGCGGGGGATCATATTTACACTTACAGAGCTGTTTTTGCTTACTCTCACCATG GTATTTATGTCGGGGGAAGCAAGGTAGTGCATTTTAGACCTGAACGGAACTTAATTGTGGGAGCGGAGACATCTTCTGAGACACAGAATTCAATCCTCCCATCATCCTGTCTGATCTTTCCTGATTGCGGATTCAGGCAACCCAACAGTGGAGTTATCCTCTCGTGCTTGGACTGTTTCCTTGGAAATGGATCACTGTATTGCTTTGAATATGGAGTTGCCCCATCAGTTTTTCTAGCCAAAGTACGTGGTGGTACCTGCACAACTGCAACATCTGACCCACCAGAAACAGTCATCCACCGAGCTATGTATCTTCTGCAAAATGGATTTGGTAACTACAATGTGTTTCAAAACAACTGTGAGGACTTTGCCCTATACTGCAAAACAGGTCTTCTGATTGTGGATAGGCAAGGGGTTGGATCAAGTGGTCAAGCTTCTTCTGTAATTGGTGCCCCATTAGCTGCCATTCTTTCTTCTCCACTGAAGTTACTGATGCCTAGTCCTGTTGGTATGGCAACAGTTACTGCTGGGATGTACTGTATGAGCAGATATGCTACAGATATTGGTGTTCGATCTGACGTGATCAAGGTGGCAGTGGAGGACTTGGCTGTGAACCTGGGCTGGCTCAGTCGTcatgaggaaacaagtgaaGAAAACAAGTCTTCTAACCAACTGATAACCATGTGA